The Immundisolibacter cernigliae genome has a window encoding:
- the trpA gene encoding tryptophan synthase subunit alpha, with protein sequence MSRLAERFAALRQAQRAGLVIFVTAGDPHPDLTVDLLHALVAAGADVLELGVPFSDPMADGPVIQRASERALAHGMDLRRVLDMVQTFRQTDRTTPLVLMGYLNPIEQMGVARFAAAAATAGVDGVLTVDLPFDEEPEHAAALKAAGLDSIFLLAPTSGPERAQAVAAQASGFLYYVSVRGVTGAGQVDLADVQAHVEALKAHTTLPIGVGFGVRTPQAAARIAGFADAVVVGSAVIEQLEAAAAAGITGPAALSGAVEQVRALRAGIDAAGGTR encoded by the coding sequence ATGAGCCGCCTGGCCGAGCGTTTTGCCGCCCTGCGCCAGGCGCAGCGGGCCGGGCTGGTGATCTTCGTCACCGCCGGCGATCCGCATCCCGATCTGACGGTCGACCTGCTGCACGCCCTGGTGGCGGCCGGCGCCGACGTGCTGGAACTGGGCGTGCCGTTCTCGGACCCGATGGCCGACGGGCCGGTGATCCAGCGCGCTTCGGAGCGGGCGCTGGCCCACGGCATGGACCTGCGCCGGGTGCTGGACATGGTGCAGACCTTCCGGCAGACCGATCGCACCACGCCGCTGGTGCTGATGGGCTACCTGAACCCGATCGAGCAGATGGGCGTGGCGCGCTTTGCCGCCGCCGCGGCCACGGCCGGCGTGGATGGCGTGCTGACCGTGGACCTGCCGTTCGATGAGGAACCCGAACACGCGGCGGCGCTCAAGGCGGCGGGCCTGGACAGCATCTTCCTGCTGGCGCCGACCAGCGGGCCCGAGCGGGCGCAGGCCGTGGCGGCGCAGGCGAGCGGCTTTTTGTACTACGTGTCGGTGCGCGGCGTGACCGGCGCCGGGCAGGTGGACCTGGCCGATGTGCAGGCACATGTCGAGGCGCTCAAGGCGCACACCACGCTGCCGATCGGCGTCGGCTTTGGCGTGCGCACGCCGCAGGCCGCGGCGCGGATCGCCGGCTTTGCCGATGCGGTGGTGGTCGGCAGCGCCGTGATCGAACAACTCGAAGCCGCCGCTGCCGCCGGCATCACCGGACCCGCTGCGCTCAGCGGCGCCGTGGAGCAGGTGCGTGCGCTGCGCGCCGGCATCGATGCCGCAGGAGGAACCCGATGA
- the trpB gene encoding tryptophan synthase subunit beta yields the protein MAEEMRHAMLPDAHGYFGRYGGRFVAETLMRPLQELEDAYRTAQADPAFRAELEQDLRDYVGRPSALYLAQRWTREVGGARIYLKREDLNHTGAHKINNTVGQILLARRMGKTRVIAETGAGQHGVATATVAARLGVECVVYMGAEDIRRQSANVYRMRLLGAQVRAVESGSRTLKDALNEALRDWVANVENTFYIIGTVAGPHPYPQMVRDFQAIIGRETRTQMLEREGRLPDAVVACVGGGSNAIGIFHPFIDDPDVALYGVEAAGYGLASGHHAASISAGSPGVLHGNRTYLIQDEDGQIGSTHSISAGLDYPGVGPEHAWLHDCGRARYVTVGDDEALAAFHHLTRTEGIIPALESSHALAYAGKLAAGMRADQSIVVNLSGRGDKDIHTVATIEGIQV from the coding sequence ATGGCTGAGGAAATGCGCCACGCCATGCTGCCGGACGCGCACGGCTACTTCGGCCGCTACGGCGGACGCTTCGTGGCGGAAACGCTGATGCGGCCGCTGCAGGAACTCGAAGACGCCTACCGTACGGCGCAGGCCGATCCGGCGTTTCGGGCCGAACTGGAACAGGATCTGCGCGACTACGTCGGCCGGCCGTCGGCGCTGTACCTGGCGCAGCGCTGGACGCGCGAGGTCGGCGGCGCGCGGATTTACCTCAAGCGCGAGGACCTGAACCACACCGGCGCGCACAAGATCAACAACACGGTCGGCCAGATCCTGCTGGCCCGGCGCATGGGCAAGACGCGGGTGATCGCCGAGACCGGCGCCGGCCAGCACGGCGTGGCCACCGCCACCGTGGCGGCGCGCCTGGGCGTCGAGTGCGTGGTCTACATGGGCGCGGAGGACATCCGCCGCCAGAGCGCCAACGTGTATCGCATGCGCCTGCTGGGCGCGCAGGTGCGGGCAGTCGAAAGCGGCTCGCGCACCTTGAAGGACGCGCTCAACGAGGCGCTTCGCGACTGGGTGGCCAACGTCGAGAACACCTTCTACATCATCGGCACCGTGGCCGGGCCGCACCCCTACCCGCAGATGGTGCGCGATTTTCAGGCCATCATCGGCCGCGAGACGCGCACGCAGATGCTCGAGCGCGAGGGCCGGCTGCCGGACGCGGTGGTGGCCTGCGTGGGCGGCGGCTCGAATGCCATCGGCATCTTTCATCCCTTCATCGACGACCCCGACGTCGCCCTGTACGGCGTCGAGGCGGCCGGCTATGGCCTGGCCAGCGGCCACCATGCGGCATCGATCAGCGCCGGCAGCCCCGGCGTGCTGCACGGCAACCGAACCTACCTGATCCAGGACGAGGACGGCCAGATCGGCAGCACGCATTCGATCTCGGCCGGCCTGGACTACCCCGGCGTCGGCCCCGAGCACGCCTGGCTGCATGACTGCGGTCGGGCGCGCTACGTGACGGTTGGCGACGACGAGGCGCTGGCGGCCTTCCACCACCTGACGCGCACCGAAGGCATCATTCCCGCGCTGGAGTCCTCGCACGCGCTGGCCTATGCCGGCAAGCTGGCGGCTGGCATGCGTGCGGACCAGAGCATCGTGGTGAATCTTTCAGGCCGCGGCGACAAGGACATCCACACCGTGGCGACGATCGAGGGCATTCAGGTATGA
- a CDS encoding phosphoribosylanthranilate isomerase, with protein MPTRVKICGITRPQDGLAAAAAGAHAIGLVFHPASPRYVTASQARDIVAALPPLVSVVGLFVDAAEGEIRDLLAQVPLDLIQFHGAEPAPDCRRFGRRYLKALHARPGADLAAAAAPYDDAAGLLLDAFVSGVPGGSGQTFDWAAVPAGLPRPLLLAGGLDAGNVAMAIRRLRPWAVDVSSGVESAPGVKDAQKMGMFMQAVREGDSPHG; from the coding sequence ATGCCCACGCGCGTTAAAATCTGCGGCATCACCCGCCCGCAGGATGGCCTGGCTGCCGCTGCCGCCGGGGCGCACGCCATCGGTCTTGTGTTTCACCCTGCCAGTCCGCGCTACGTGACGGCCTCCCAGGCGCGCGACATCGTCGCCGCGCTGCCGCCGCTGGTGAGCGTGGTCGGGCTGTTCGTGGACGCGGCCGAGGGCGAGATTCGCGACCTGCTGGCGCAGGTGCCGCTGGACCTGATCCAGTTTCACGGCGCCGAGCCGGCGCCGGACTGCCGCCGTTTCGGCCGGCGTTACCTGAAGGCGCTGCACGCCAGGCCGGGTGCCGATCTGGCCGCCGCCGCGGCGCCCTACGACGACGCGGCCGGCCTGCTGCTGGACGCCTTCGTGTCCGGCGTGCCGGGGGGCAGTGGGCAGACCTTCGACTGGGCGGCGGTGCCGGCCGGTCTGCCGCGGCCGCTGCTGCTGGCCGGCGGCCTGGATGCCGGCAATGTGGCGATGGCGATCCGCCGCCTGCGACCGTGGGCAGTGGATGTCAGCAGTGGCGTCGAGAGCGCGCCCGGCGTCAAGGACGCGCAAAAGATGGGAATGTTCATGCAAGCGGTTCGAGAAGGAGACAGCCCGCATGGCTGA
- the truA gene encoding tRNA pseudouridine(38-40) synthase TruA yields MRIALSVEYDGSAYCGWQVQLHSPSVQAVLEKALSSVADEPIRVVAAGRTDTGVHALGQVVHFDTRSDRPQRAWLRGVNTRLPGDVRILGGHPVPDEFHARFSAIARHYRYLILNRPQAPAVGHERVAWEPRPLDVPAMQVAAGQLLGEHDFSAFRAATCQSRSPWRTITRLDVTRHGPWLVIDVVANAFLHHMVRNLVGTLLDIGTGKRPPAWAGELLATRDRTLAGRTAPPAGLYLAAVHYPPHFGLEPPQPLLPV; encoded by the coding sequence TTGCGGATCGCCCTCAGCGTCGAATACGACGGCAGCGCCTATTGCGGCTGGCAGGTCCAGTTGCACAGCCCGTCGGTGCAGGCGGTGCTCGAAAAGGCCCTGTCCAGCGTTGCCGACGAGCCGATCCGGGTGGTCGCCGCCGGGCGCACCGACACCGGCGTGCACGCGCTCGGGCAGGTGGTGCATTTTGATACCCGCAGCGATCGCCCGCAGCGGGCCTGGCTGCGCGGCGTCAACACCCGCCTGCCGGGCGATGTGCGCATCCTGGGCGGGCATCCGGTGCCGGATGAGTTTCACGCTCGCTTCAGCGCCATCGCGCGCCACTACCGTTACCTGATCCTGAACCGCCCGCAGGCGCCGGCGGTCGGCCATGAGCGCGTTGCCTGGGAACCGCGGCCGCTGGATGTGCCGGCCATGCAGGTCGCCGCCGGGCAGCTGCTGGGCGAGCACGATTTCAGCGCCTTTCGGGCCGCCACCTGCCAGTCGCGCTCGCCCTGGCGCACGATCACGCGCCTCGATGTGACCCGCCACGGCCCGTGGCTGGTGATCGACGTGGTTGCCAACGCCTTCCTGCACCACATGGTGCGCAACCTGGTCGGCACGCTGCTGGACATCGGCACCGGCAAACGACCGCCGGCCTGGGCCGGGGAACTGCTGGCGACCCGCGATCGCACGCTGGCCGGGCGCACGGCGCCGCCGGCCGGCCTGTACCTGGCGGCGGTACATTACCCGCCCCACTTCGGCCTAGAACCGCCGCAGCCGCTGCTTCCGGTCTGA